A genomic window from Solanum dulcamara chromosome 11, daSolDulc1.2, whole genome shotgun sequence includes:
- the LOC129875131 gene encoding delta(7)-sterol-C5(6)-desaturase-like has translation MDDYLNLFVEETSLYNRIVLGTFLPESWWGPLPHWFQGWLRNYIGGVLLYFVSGFLWCFYIYYLKRNVYLPKDAIPSNRAMLLQIGVAMKAMPWYCALPSLSEYMIESGWTKCYSRISDVGWLSYLIYVAVYLVIVEFGIYWMHRELHDIKPLYKYLHATHHIYNKQNTLSPFAGLAFHPLDGILQAVPHVVALFLLPVHFTTHIALLFIEAIWTANIHDCIHAKVWPVMGAGYHTIHHTTYRHNYGHYTIWMDWMFGTLRDPVEDEVKKM, from the exons ATGGACGATTACTTGAATTTGTTTGTAGAAGAGACGTCGCTTTACAATAGGATTGTTTTGGGTACATTCTTGCCGGAATCATGGTGGGGACCACTTCCTCATTGGTTTCAAGGATGGCTCCGCAACTACATTGGTGGGGTGTTGCTTTACTTTGTTTCTGGTTTTCTTTGGTGCTTCTACATCTATTACTTAAAGCGCAATGTTTATCTACCTAAAG ATGCCATCCCTTCAAATAGAGCTATGCTCTTGCAAATAGGAGTAGCAATGAAAGCTATGCCATGGTACTGTGCCCTTCCATCACTTTCTGAGTATATGATCGAAAGTGGGTGGACAAAATGTTATTCAAGAATAAGCGATGTCGGATGGCTGTCCTACCTTATTTATGTTGCAGTTTATCTGGTAATAGTAGAATTTGGTATCTACTGGATGCATCGAGAGTTGCATGACATAAAACCTCTGTACAAATATCTCCATGCTACACATCATATATACAACAAGCAAAATACACTCTCCCCATTTGCTG GGTTGGCGTTCCACCCTTTGGATGGAATACTACAGGCAGTGCCCCATGTAGTAGCTCTTTTTCTGTTGCCTGTGCATTTTACTACACACATAGCACTCTTATTCATAGAAGCCATATGGACTGCAAATATCCATGACTGCATACATGCAAAGGTTTGGCCTGTAATGGGTGCTGGTTACCATACCATCCACCATACTACGTACCGCCATAATTATGGTCACTACACAATATGGATGGACTGGATGTTTGGAACTCTTCGTGATCCTGTTGAAGATGAAGTCAAGAAAATGTAA
- the LOC129874217 gene encoding uncharacterized protein LOC129874217 produces the protein MRYYKLLERSKSQDSDNSDSEYTDDKNNNNNNNNNNIPAEFLCQAIFAGDRFHDVEAAYGRLEGVLRTSTGYYGGTIRKPSYKEVSEGKTGHTEAVKITYDKRIVSYKSLCDFFWETHDPTNKNSLNFGLSTHLRSAIFCSTEEERKQAQQSKIRRQMKLNRRILTKISLFWKENNCDFFVAENQHQKYYLQKHYRLCESLSLRSTEQFVESYLACKLNGVLALDGELILDKLLQLTRTCLLPKQCRSTCDEIIQDLKGRSAHGSTIS, from the exons ATGCGTTACTACAAGTTGCTTGAACGGAGTAAATCTCAAGATTCAGACAACTCCGACTCGGAATACActgatgataaaaataataataataataataataataataatattccGGCAGAATTCCTGTGTCAAGCAATTTTTGCTGGAG ATAGATTTCATGATGTTGAAGCAGCATATGGTCGATTAGAAGGAGTTTTAAGAACTTCAACAGGTTATTATGGAGGAACTATAAGGAAACCTTCCTACAAAGAGGTTTCTGAAGGAAAAACAGGACATACTGAAGCAGTAAAAATCACATATGATAAGAGAATTGTTTCTTATAAATCTCTATGTGATTTTTTCTGGGAAACTCATGATCCAACCAATAAAAATTCTCTT AATTTCGGGTTAAGTACGCACCTGAGATCTGCTATATTCTGTTCAacagaagaagagagaaaacaaGCACAACAATCAAAGATAAGGCGGCAAATGAAGCTTAATAGGAGAATTCTAACAAAAATAAGTCTCTTCTGGAAAGAAAATAATTGTGATTTTTTTGTTGCGGAGAACCAACATCAGAAATATTATCTGCAGAAGCATTACAGGCTTTGTGAAAGTTTGAGTCTAAGAAGCACTGAACAATTTGTGGAATCTTACCTTGCCTGCAAACTCAACGG AGTATTGGCATTGGATGGGGAACTCATATTGGACAAGTTACTACAATTAACGAGGACTTGTCTGTTGCCCAAGCAATGCAGATCCACTTGTGATGAAATTATACAAGATTTAAAGGGAAGAAGCGCCCATGGCTCTACTATTTCTTGA